The Pochonia chlamydosporia 170 chromosome Unknown PCv3seq00016, whole genome shotgun sequence genome contains a region encoding:
- a CDS encoding WD-repeat protein (similar to Neosartorya fischeri NRRL 181 XP_001262684.1) produces the protein MGAKDLGKSFRSGWKSFLRRSAASPPPSPRRPAGMLNPDAVDLTIAEAMRATEEGLNEAHPPDAASLEGATESPSNNAQTRTQSVQRQPADTPRTESIEQQSTALSKSQVLWNAAYDSLEEDKDTAELVFMKKLVEEGQAKISTPSNVTKGVGDVAQFILSAKGMVDAAIQNIPQAALPWAGVCIGLQILLNPAKATKSNLTGIAHVVSRMDWYCALTEHLLNKDYIDRSFQTLLPQLQAKILALYKALLLYQMKSVCSYYRHRGLVFLRGLANWDNWDRDLKTVTDAEATLQRDSAQYNEHHAKRALAQLVVCAKGMEELLGDIYQTLREFLALQKELQLDDIDRQCRWDLRVVDPKDDIKKIANKKDTLLPDAYEWVFGTEQFVRFRRWNDDDLPDQDPCQLLWIKGHAGTGKTMLLIGIIRSLEKWQDFSAPGVSCFFCQGTDATLNNATTALRSLVWMLLVEQPHLVSHLRKKYKDSGAALFRDPNTFFALSEGFLSMLDDPKFSPVLFVVDALDECDKTKPGLDELIQLISNSISRSDKVKWLLSSRPEIDVLAKLKNLNRDSRDISENLVELDAQRLADPVDAYISHKLTTLRSRRGYDKSILAEISDEIRRRAMNTFLWVSLAFKVLETIHGRIEKVEEIDPQDCKRVLVCATLAFRPITLSELAALSDMPHDITVMAIELCGSFLASREETVYLIHQSAKDYLDENFNGRLQPSGIAQGHADIGRRSIDAMSSVLKQNMYDLDYGFKPKDMRPPQPDPLASVRYSCVDRLSLALDCRLDLPRPLPTCGLSMWPTAL, from the exons ATGGGCGCGAAAGACCTTGGGAAATCCTTTAGGAGCGGGTGGAAGAGCTTCCTCAGACGTAGTGCAGCGTCGCCGCCTCCCTCTCCCAGACGGCCCGCAGGTATGTTGAATCCGGACGCGGTCGACTTGACCATTGCTGAGGCGATGCGAGCTACAGAGGAGGGACTCAACGAGGCTCACCCGCCAGACGCAGCATCTCTCGAAGGTGCAACCGAATCGCCTAGCAACAATGCACAGACACGAACTCAATCGGTTCAACGTCAACCCGCAGACACTCCGCGGACCGAATCAATAGAGCAGCAGAGCACAGCCCTTTCCAAATCCCAGGTACTCTGGAACGCCGCTTACGACAGTCTGGAAGAGGATAAAGACACCGCAGAGCTT GTGTTTatgaagaagctggtggaggagggcCAAGCGAAGATTTCCACGCCGTCAAATGTGACAAAGGGAGTGGGCGACGTTGCCCAGTTCATTCTCTCGGCTAAGGGAATGGTCGACGCAGCCATCCAAAACATCCCGCAGGCTGCACTTCCATGGGCTGGAGTTTGCATCGGATTGCAG ATTCTTTTGAATCCTGCCAAAGCGACAAAATCTAATCTTACTGGCATCGCGCACGTCGTCTCTAGAATGGACTGGTATTGTGCCCTCACTGAACATCTCCTGAACAAGGATTATATCGACAGGTCTTTTCAAACACTCCTGCCCCAGCTGCAGGCGAAGATCCTCGCGCTCTACAAGGCCCTCCTCCTGTATCAGATGAAAAGTGTCTGCTCGTACTACCGGCACCGCGGCCTCGTCTTTCTCCGCGGCCTTGCGAATTGGGACAACTGGGACAGAGATCTGAAGACCGTCACAGACGCGGAGGCTACCCTTCAGAGGGATTCGGCACAGTACAACGAGCACCACGCGAAGAGGGCCTTAGCACAGCTTGTCGTGTGTGCCAAGGGAATGGAGGAGCTGCTTGGCGACATTTATCAGACGCTTCGAGAATTTTTAGCTCTCCAGAAGGAACTTCAGcttgatgacattgacagACAATGCCGCTGGGATCTCCGCGTTGTCGATCCGAAGGACGATATAAAGAAGATAGCGAACAAGAAAGACACACTGCTCCCCGATGCATACGAGTGGGTATTCGGCACAGAGCAGTTTGTGCGCTTCAGGCGATGGAATGACGACGACCTACCTGACCAAGATCCATGCCAGCTGCTATGGATAAAGGGACATGCTGGTACGGGAAAGACGATGCTCTTGATTGGTATCATTCGCAGCCTTGAGAAGTGGCAAGATTTCAGTGCGCCAGGCGTTTCCTGTTTCTTCTGCCAAGGTACAGATGCAACTCTGAACAACGCAACCACCGCTTTGAGGTCCTTGGTCTGGATGCTCCTGGTCGAGCAGCCGCATCTCGTATCACATCTGCGCAAAAAGTATAAAGACTCTGGTGCGGCTCTTTTCCGAGATCCGAACACTTTTTTTGCACTCTCTGAAGGGTTTCTGAGTATGCTAGACGATCCCAAATTCTCGCCCGTCCTCTTTGTGGTCGATGCCCTTGATGAGTGCGATAAGACAAAACCCGGCTTGGATGAATTAATTCAGCTCATTTCAAATTCTATCAGTCGCTCCGATAAGGTGAAATGGCTACTCTCCAGCCGGCCGGAGATCGATGTGCTTGCCAAACTCAAGAACTTGAACAGAGACAGTCGGGACATTTCAGAGAACCTAGTTGAACTGGATGCGCAACGTCTGGCAGACCCCGTCGATGCATATATCAGCCACAAGCTCACCACCCTCAGGAGCAGAAGGGGATATGACAAGAGCATTCTGGCTGAGATCTCCGATGAGATCCGTAGACGAGCCATGAACACCTTTTTATGGGTATCCCTCGCGTTCAAAGTTCTTGAAACAATCCATGGACG GATTGAGAAAGTGGAAGAGATAGACCCACAGGACTGCAAGAGAGTTCTGGTGTGCGCTACTCTTGCGTTCCGTCCGATCACTCTCTCTGAGCTAGCCGCTCTGTCTGACATGCCACACGATATTACAGTGATGGCGATTGAGTTATGTGGCTCATTCCTGGCATCTAGGGAGGAAACAGTCTACCTAATCCATCAGTCTGCCAAGGACTATCTAGACGAGAACTTCAATGGTCGGCTTCAGCCTTCCGGAATCGCCCAAGGACATGCAGACATCGGTAGGCGCTCCATTGATGCAATGTCATCAGTTCTGAAACAAAACATGTATGACCTCGATTACGGCTTCAAACCGAAGGATATGAGACCCCCACAGCCAGACCCCCTGGCTTCAGTACGATACTCCTGCGTCGATAGACTGTCGCTGGCGTTGGATTGTCGCCTTGATTTGCCGCGGCCGCTTCCGACGTGTGGGCTCTCCATGTGGCCTACGGCGCTTTGA